Part of the Actinomycetota bacterium genome, GCCTGAGGACGGTATCGCCCAGGTGTTTTTCGAACTCCAGGGCCATCTCCGAGAACTCGCGGTCGATGGTGTCCACCTGGAACTCGAGGAAGCCTATCTGGTACTGGGTGGCCTGGTAGAAAATCATCTTGCCGCTGCGTATCGAGATGATGAGGCCCTTCCTCGCCATATCCTCAAGCTTGCGGGTGGCCTCTTCCTCGGGCATCCCCCAGCGCACGGCGATGACCGCGGCCGGTTCAGGGAACAGCCGCAGCTGCGTGGTGAGCCTGGCCTCCTCCGGCGTGAACAGCTTCTCCAGCATCTTCAGTTCGACCCCGCTCGCGGTGGCAGGGAACCCCCCCGGCGTCCTGTCCAGGTATTCGCGCAACATCGTATAGGCTTCGTCCGGCATGACTATCTCCTCTCCGTTTCCGGACCCCCTCCTCGCGGAAGGGGATGCGGTCCGAACGCGATCACATCGGTCGAGCACATGCTTTCACCGTGTCCCTTCAGGACGGCACGATCGACAGCGCCGCGACCGGGCAGATGGTGATACAGGTCCCGCAACGCTCGCAGAGCTCCAGGTCTATGCGGGGGTTGCCGTTATCCATGGCCACCGCCCCGTAGATGCACGCAACGCACTTGCCGCAGCCGTTGCACTTTTCCCGGTCGAAGTCGGTGCGCAGCGACTGGGGTGGCACGGCTCCCGCGGCGAACTGCAGCATGAACTCCTCCGCGTTGTCGATGTATGGGACCCCCAGTCCCACCATGTCCGAGGCCCGCTCGTAGCCCTTGCGCTCCATGAAGGCGGTCATACCGTCGATGATCTCCCCGAAGATGCGGTAGCCCCGGTACTGCACCGGGCTCTCGAGGGCGGCTATGGTCGCCCCGCACATCATGCGCTCGACGGCGTCCCTCCAGCTCCATATGCCTCCGCTGTTGATGACCTGGAGGCCGGTTTCGTGCGCGGAGAGATAGGTGGCGTAATTGGAGAGACCCCGCAGCCAGCGCCCGTAGCCGAAGGGCACGGGCAGGGGCGGCCTCGCCGTCTCGATATCCAGGAAGGTCACCCGGAAGTCGCTGTAGGTGTGCATGGCCGAGGCGCCCAGGTCCCTCATCGCATCGATCCGGCGCAGCCAGAAGGCGTCATGGTTGAAGCCCAGCTTGAGCCAGAACGGGATGCGAAGCTGGCCGTCGAGCGCTCTGTACACCGCCGGTATGGCTTCCTCCAGGAAGGCGGTGGTCTCGCTGGCGCTCAGGGAGAGGCCGCAGGTGCAGGCCAGCTCGATGGCTTCCGCTCCCGCTTCCTCCATCCGCAGGGCAATCTCCCGCAGCGATTCCTCCGCGGGGGGCGACACCCTTTCAAAGGGCGGCAGGCCCGTCCACGGTCCGATGAAGAAGAAGCTGCCGATGAGGCGCACGTCCTCGTTCCGCGCCCTGTCCTTCACCGCGCCGATGTATTCCAGCGCGCGCTCGGGGGGCAGGATGCCGGCGAAACAGTGCATGAGGCTGCCGCGGTGCCTATGCGGTCGCAGAACCAGTTGCCGGGCCGGGGGAGCAGGTGCGTGATCTCGTCCAGGCCGGCGCTCTTGACGATGACCGCACCGGCTCCGGCCTCAATGCAACGCTGGATGGTATAGGGCGTCGAGGTTATGGGCCACGGCGGCGGCGATCGGGTTCTTGAAACGCATTCCCGAGAAATCGACTTCCAGG contains:
- a CDS encoding 4Fe-4S binding protein, which encodes MHCFAGILPPERALEYIGAVKDRARNEDVRLIGSFFFIGPWTGLPPFERVSPPAEESLREIALRMEEAGAEAIELACTCGLSLSASETTAFLEEAIPAVYRALDGQLRIPFWLKLGFNHDAFWLRRIDAMRDLGASAMHTYSDFRVTFLDIETARPPLPVPFGYGRWLRGLSNYATYLSAHETGLQVINSGGIWSWRDAVERMMCGATIAALESPVQYRGYRIFGEIIDGMTAFMERKGYERASDMVGLGVPYIDNAEEFMLQFAAGAVPPQSLRTDFDREKCNGCGKCVACIYGAVAMDNGNPRIDLELCERCGTCITICPVAALSIVPS